A single genomic interval of Nitrospiria bacterium harbors:
- a CDS encoding TlpA disulfide reductase family protein, which translates to MFGLPTPVRAVAANDLYSRAGLTPVKRRIEPPDFSLKTPNGSVIDRQSLIGRVVLANFWATWCEPCKEEMPALQRLNAALSGEPFQVVGITTDDRVKAISEFTASLGLNFPILLDEQNEVSDALQVRGLPTTFLIGPDGRVLARAVGPRAWDGPEMLALIRSLMWP; encoded by the coding sequence ATGTTCGGTCTTCCGACGCCGGTTCGGGCCGTTGCGGCGAACGATCTCTATTCGCGGGCGGGATTGACGCCGGTCAAGAGGCGGATCGAACCGCCGGACTTCTCGCTCAAGACGCCGAATGGATCGGTGATCGACCGCCAGTCCCTGATCGGCCGGGTGGTGCTCGCTAATTTCTGGGCCACTTGGTGCGAGCCGTGCAAAGAGGAGATGCCCGCGCTGCAGCGACTGAACGCCGCGCTCTCGGGCGAGCCGTTTCAGGTCGTTGGCATCACCACGGACGACCGCGTTAAGGCGATTTCCGAGTTCACCGCGTCGCTGGGGTTGAACTTCCCGATTCTGCTCGACGAGCAAAATGAGGTCAGCGATGCGCTCCAGGTGCGCGGTCTTCCGACCACCTTTCTGATCGGACCCGACGGGCGGGTGCTGGCCCGCGCCGTCGGCCCGCGCGCATGGGACGGCCCCGAGATGCTTGCATTGATCCGATCGCTGATGTGGCCATGA